The nucleotide sequence GAGGCAGATGCGCATTTCGTAGGTCCTTGACGGCCAATAAATTACCCGAGGTGTGCGCTAATCTCGTCTATATTGTTGGGGGCCAATCAGGCATACCATCACCATCACTCGGGACATCGGGAAATAGGGGCGGAGGCCAAATAACTTACCACACCTGTCTGTACATATTAATTTTAGATGGCGAATGCCTGTTAAACTGTAAATTGCCTCTTTTCCTAAGTAATTAAAATGGCTTTCATGCCAACAGATCTGCCAGCTGGtagataaaatatttatttgcgaTTAGTattattttgtgtttttggCACAACACTAAAATGCTTTTATCTTTTCAGCCATTTATTGAcgtttattcattttattcatTTGGCAAGAGGTCAACAATTGtgtaaaaatgaataaataatttCCAGATTAAGAAGAATCAAATAAAATTTGGAAGTGCCAACTATAAATTTGTATTGAAAgcaatacatatttttaattttatttatgggCTCAATTGTGTGCGTTCAAATTGGAATAGAAATAAAATGAATCTGAATCTTTGCAGCCCAATAAGGTTACAATTTATGGTTTGCATTTGTGGTCTTTTATAAATCTACTATGCGTGTAACTAAAATCTGTCGGTAATCCATTTTAATTATCTTAATAAACGCTTTTTACACTTGTCGCTAGCGTATTTTACTGTTCTACCTTCACCTCATTAATTGTCACTTGCCATGGGAATGCCTGCACATTTCCAgggtattttaaaattaattgtaATTGCGAAAATACACTTCACGCAAACTGGTAAAAATTGCGaaagaaaaagagaaaaatgcAATCATCACCAAAtgagaaaattaaactgcaaccaccagcaacaacaaaatgtCATTTAAGTTTGTGTTGTCAGCAAATGTAACAAGTGAAATGTGCAACATATATTCAAGGGTAAGGAACTGAAAGTTCCCTATACAGGAAATATTAttctataaatatatttattcattttatggAGAAAACTATTACAATCATTTGGTAAGTTATTTACTACTAGATTTTTTAATGATTGTGTTGCATAAGAAATACAAAAGTTCATAGtatccattaaaatataaggaaacttaaaaaaatatatattaaaattgttctgtttcataatatatataaccttaTTTTTGTCGAATAGAGTACATCCAATTTAACTCCTTCAAAAGGACGCAAGTCAAGGTAAAGTGCAATGTAAGGCGTTGGGTGCGTGTGCATAAAGTAAGGTCATTTCATGTGGGTGGGGGGTGGAGTTGACCTCTTAATGCAGCAATTCAACGCACGCCAGGATAATTAATACTTGATTAAGGCTGAGACGCGAACTTGTGGCTGCGTGTGCATTTAACTGTGTATTCTtctttacttttatttttatttttcgaatACCTACACATAAGTGGCACAAAGTTGTGGCCCAATAAACGCTTCAAGTTTTGCGGTCAATGTCCAAGTGGGGAGCCATCCTCCAGCTCCTAGTCTCCCATATTTTCTGCATCCTTGTGGCAAACTAGAGGGACTTGAGAGTTCCCTCGACTGCAGTTTAATGTCCTTGTACGCGAGCATGTTATTTATGCTTTTCAACTTAATTAAAGTTAATTTTTAATGTCGCCGCGGTGGGCGACAGGTTTTCCTCTGGGGGGGCGTTGTGGGCGTGACAAGTGCATCAAAGGCTGCCGCAAACATTTTAACACCACTCGGCATTTTCGTGCTGGTGACATTAAACAGCTGGAACACTCTTGTCATCCAGCGAGGTCAACAATGGCCACCGAGTCCTTGCTATTACTTCGTCCTGGCCCGCCTGGTATTCTTTTTGGCCTTTTTTCCCTGCCGCCGCTGCTCACTTTCAGCTGTTTAATAAAAATGCCAATTAAATGCACGTTGCTGATTGCCACACGCACAATCAGCGGCTGGcggaaaaacagaaacacTCGTCCAAAACCTGCAAATGGCACACAAGTTAATTATAAATTACAAATGGCAACAACAGCGAATAAATATCATCAGCAGCCACAAACACTTACTGCGAGCTTTCcggaaaaaacaaaatcagcAACATCTAGAAGATGGCGACGATTTGTTACCCAACTTTCGGAATTAACTTAATTGTTTTTTTGAAGAACTATCAAAGGAAATCAACTAAATCATCTATTATTTTGGTGttattacaaatttatatCATAAGAATTATGTAGATTTTATTGCTTAAGCTTTAgttaatatacatttttaacaGGACACTTAAGCTTTGCATTTTTTGGACACAAATCAGAtgtgttttttattaaatcgaGGGTATTATATACTACAAAGCGAATGAAACCCAAATCTCTTTTGCTGAATTgaagtttttaatttgtattaaaatAGTGGTGAATTAACTGTTGTATTAAGTGTCATTGAGCCACAGGACGAACCTTAAAATGCCCCTGGGCAAACTACAATCCCTTTGAAGTGCTTTTGTTACTATCAGTAATATTATTTTAGGCAATCAGTCCTACAGGCTTGTGTACATATTTGTATTTTGATGTCCAATTCAATCTTGGTTTCGTTTGTTTTGCATAGCTAGGAATAACAAAACAGTGATGCCATGTTTTGATTTTCGGGACGGTTACTATTCGGGGAAGTTGGAATAAATTTAACAATTGGTATAatttcatttacatttattacTCTCCACTATTTCACCCCGAAAAATGTGGTATGTtgctttaataaaaaatatataatggTCAGAGCCTCCCCAGCGATActcatttgaccaaaaaaaCGTAGCTTGGAAACTCGTCATAGAAATTGTGACATTTTCCGGAAAACCTCTTTCTTAGAAACACCCAAAAAGATTATGGGAATTAATAGTTTCGGGAGTCACCGAGATAGAGTGTATTTGAGATGCCTATGTTATAAATTCGCTGACCATATTTATACACTTTTATTTGGCTGGTTTGTCGTATATTTTAAAGGCAGTATAAACACATTGTACTCATTATTAAACATCGTCCGTATATGGTGATATGCTGTCGAAACTCAAGGGACAATGGCTGTGCATGATTTGTTCGCAGTTCTCCTCCCGCAGATGCGGCATATGCCGCTTGTCGTGCTCATCGAGGCTGCAATTAAATAATGTATAAGCGCGGGATAATTAATATTCACTTTGCATTAAGTAAACACTTACGTAAATACGTATTTCAATAGCTTAAACAGAAATCCCTGACCATGATCGCCGGCCAGGGCGGTGCAATAGGCCTTGAGAACACAGGCCCGCCCATCCAGGCCACTTCTATCTATAAGTTCGTGGAGCAACTCATAGGTATCCCTGCGAAAGGGTCGGTTCTCGTGTTTGACCAAGATGGGGGTATTGGCTCGAAAGCCATAGCCATGGGCCCATATAGTCGGCGATGAGATCACATTGTTTTTGGCATTAACGCGGAACTTAAAAGTGGAACAAATAGTAAGCTATGCTATGAGGAACTATGGGTAGTTCAGATTTTTAAAGGAGCCTCAACCGCCAAAATATGCTTAGCAAATGTTCGTAGACGGAAATATTAATGctttaaaatgattaaaaCTATAAAGGATTAGGCTATAGTTTTTTAGTTGAGGCTCCCATTTGGTACCCACAAATATTCGAGTGGTCTCTATAATATCCAGATATCTCTTGACTCGACTGTAAACCATTGTGGAATTTAGATCTTGGCCTGCCACCAGGGTCAGGAAGGTGAGAATAACGCCCAACCGAACCGTAACCATTGTAACCGATGTAAGAACTCAACTAACAGAATAGAAATCTATAGAACTTTCATACAGAGTATAATAGTTCTTTCGACGCAAATAAACtggtttggttttgttttAAGACTTATTAGAACAATGCTAATTAATGACAAACCTTGCTCTACTTAAGCTGGGAAAAGGAGTATGTGGTCTACTCACCTGAATATCAATTTGAGAATTTTGAAGAGCATTCCGCTCTTTTGTTTTGGGCTATCCACATCGTTCAGGGCGGTGCAGAATGATTTCAACATGCAAGCTCGGCCATCAAAGCCATGTCTATAGggataaaaaaatattcaaagatattaaaaatatgataGATGGCAAGAAGATATGATAAATATAGGTACacttttttcaaatttaaatggGTATAAGATGTTATGATTAAAACTGATTATGGTGATATGAAGTGtgcatatttttttaaggacCTAATATTGTCTTTTGAATATGGTAGCCATTATTTAGATCAGTTTATTTTACAGAACCTTTAAGAATATTATCCTTTCTTAGTGGCAAGAAAGAAAACGTACCCATCCAGAGCGGTTTCCAGTTTAGAGAAGAGGTCCCTTTTAAACAGGCGAAAGAAGACGGCATTGTCTTTCTTCTGCTCTTCGATGGACGGGAAGGGATAGTTGGCTCGGAAGCCATAGCCGTAGGCCCACAGCGTGTTGATGGTCCAGAGATTGTTCTTGCCATTGGTTCGCCACTGCAGGTAGAGGGAATCGAAGTGCCCGTGATTGGGGGCCAATTAAAACTGGGTGCCATACGCACCGACATACGTGATCCCTTGCTGAATTGGAGATAACGCTTGCCCCGCCGCAGAATCCTTGTGGCGTTGTTGGATGCGGAATCGTTGTCGGAACTGGGACTATAGTCGGCTGTCGATGGGGGACTGGGGATGGGGCTGTCGAAATGTTTGGACAGGGTGCTGAGCCCCTCGAAATTGTCAACTGGGTGAGGCTGAGTGACGGTTGGATTCGATGACAGAATACTGGGGACCAGCTGGACGAACTGCAGCATCAGCAATGTCGTCGCTGACAGGTGAATCATGTTGCTGAATTTCAAAAATGGTCACTAATTAATACTTTTAACTGCTATGTGCTAGGGATTTTCCACGAAACTTCACGTTCAGTTCTTTACGCTTTTTTCCGGTTTAATTGCCCCGAACTGCGTCCAGTTCCAGGTTCCCTTGGCTACTGATATAAGCTCGGATATATATTTAATCTGGCTGACATAAATACGAGAGCCAAAAAGAgaagcaaacaaacaaacaaacaatttGTTGCTACTGCTGGCGtagcttatttatttattgctcTGTGTGGTTCGGTGACATCTCGTGTCTTGGCCATTGCCACCGGCCAGCCCGATCCGTCCTGCTCTGGAATTCTAGTTCTGGACATGACATTTACTTGTTAACACTTTTCTCTCCATCTTTCACTCAGCTTCTGCTGGCACGAAACCCTTGTTGACATCCACAATTTCCCC is from Drosophila suzukii chromosome 3, CBGP_Dsuzu_IsoJpt1.0, whole genome shotgun sequence and encodes:
- the LOC108012171 gene encoding LOW QUALITY PROTEIN: uncharacterized protein (The sequence of the model RefSeq protein was modified relative to this genomic sequence to represent the inferred CDS: substituted 2 bases at 2 genomic stop codons), with protein sequence MIHLSATTLLMLQFVQLVPSILSSNPTVTQPHPVDNFEGLSTLSKHFDSPIPSPPSTADYSPSSDNDSASNNATRILRRGKRYLQFSKGSRMSWRTNGKNNLWTINTLWAYGYGFRANYPFPSIEEQKKDNAVFFRLFKRDLFSKLETALDGHGFDGRACMLKSFCTALNDVDSPKQKSGMLFKILKLIFSRVKRYLDIIETTRIFVGSFKNLNYPXFLIAXLTICSTFKFRVNAKNNVISSPTIWAHGYGFRANTPILVKHENRPFRRDTYELLHELIDRSGLDGRACVLKAYCTALAGDHGQGFLFKLLKYVFTLDEHDKRHMPHLREENCEQIMHSHCPLSFDSISPYTDDV